In Colletotrichum higginsianum IMI 349063 chromosome 1, whole genome shotgun sequence, the DNA window CAGCCTCCTCGATAGTAGTGATGTGCTCCTCCGAGGCATCGGCGAAGGTGAATGTGTCGCCTAGGCTGAACTCCTCCAGCTCAATGCCCTCGACTGGGTTGCTTTCCTTGGAGGCCTCAACCTCTGGAAGGTCTCTCGGTTTCTGGAGTGACTCTATGGCCGCCTCGGGGTCCGAGATATCACTGTAATAGCCCAGCCGGTCTTGACGATGCCAAGCCGATGTCTTGCGCAGAAACAGTCGAACGTAACTGGCAAGGTCATTAGCCGAGGAAAGCAGGAAAATTCAGACCCAACGTACAGATACTGGGCCTCATAGTCAAGGCTCTCCCACTGCTCGAAGACGGTGCGTTCTTTGGCATCGAAAAGATGAGATTCATCAGCCAAGACGGTTTCCAACGCGAGGTTGAACGCATCCACGTAGATGGAGCTCTTGCCCCGGACCCATTGACGATTTGCCGTGACTGgtttctcctcgtcgtcaggAGCGCCGGCCTGGGAGCTCTTCATCAATTCGTACTCCTCAATCGCTTCCTTGTCCGCATGGATAGGCGGCAGAGTACTCTCGATATCGGTTTGCCGGGTACTGAGACTGCCTTTGCCCTCTTCATCCGAGACATCGTTGACGGTAATTCCAGAAGTGTCggcatcttcttctgctAGTTTTACATCACACTCATCGTCTTCACAGTCGCTATCCTGGAtctcgaccttgaccttcttggcGGGTCTTTCACCGAGAGGCGACGGTCTTGAGGGAGACCTCGACGGGGTGGGTGGCCTTGGGCGCGGCAGCCGCTGTACGAAGGCATCCATCATTGAGGTCAAAAGAGTCCGACATCGTAAAGGGATGACTCGTTGTGCTAGTGCACGGCAACTGGGGAGGTCAGTATAAGAAGTTTCGCCTTCGTGGCGTCAGAGATGGAGACGCGAAGAGGACAGGCGGCCGCAGGGGGGAAAGCGCATTTCGCAACGCGACGTCATGTGACCCCGCGTAAatgagctcggcgagctttGGCGGGCCTATGAATCTTTGCGGGCAACCAGCGCCCAAGCTACTGGCCTCTGCCTTCTTTGCTGTCGCAATCCATTGACAAGAAACATTGAACGACAAGCTCTTGCTTATAAGCTTCCTTGTTGCACCGACTGACTCTACAGATCATTCCAGCCTGTTCCTTGCCCGATTGGTTTCTGCTTCCGCCCAAAGCCTTTGTGTATCGTGCCCGTCCCAGCGCAAACTTCACAGCCAGCAAGAACCAAGAACTCGCCAACGTATCGCAGTCAAGCCCACAGTAGCTGCTCTCGCCCAAGCACCCTGCCCCGGTCAGCTGCTTAGTCGTTGATAATATCTCTATTTTTTTTGCATCGACCATCTATTTAGCTCCattttcttccctctttcACAATGTCCAACCCAACTGCAGCAGAACCGATCGAACCGACCACAGCCGACCCAACCACGCAAGAAACCacggcaccgacgacgacgacatcagAACCCACAATGCCTCCCGTTCCCGCGACCGCGTCGGCTGATGCCGTCAGCCGCGACATTGCCATGActgacgccgccgccgtcgagccgGCTTCGGTAGGGACTCCTGCGATTATACCTTCTGTCGTGGGGGCGCGCTGACGCAATATTCACACAGTCTCCTGTCCCAATGCCGCAGGCAGCCCCAGGCGCCCCCAGCCCGGCGCCCGGCCGAACCGGTACGCCCAGCCGCAACCTCAACGGCGAGGCTGGCTCCCGCGCTGGCTCGGTTCACCCCGACCCGCACCCCGCGAACCTCCCCAACCAGGCGGTCGAGCACGGCGACACCGCCCGGAAGTACATCAACAGCCACGTGagcgccgtcctcctcgagggaATGAAGATCATTGGCAAGAACCAGTAAGTATTACCAGCCCGACGGCGGGTTCGGCTTATGGAAGGAAGCAAGGACTAAGGCTGACATGGTTGGTTCCAGGCCGAAGAATCCCCTCAAGGTCTTGGGCGACTTCCTGCTTGAAGAATCCCGCAAGCGAGGCGAGCCCTCTGGCTAAAAGCCGCTGCAGCGAATACCGATGTGACTTACATTTGGAAGAGGAACGCGGAAGCTGAGCTCGGATGGGTATCATACATGGACGTTGGCGGCCAACACGCACTTTTGGCATTTTCAATGGCTTTAGGCTAGGCGTTCAGGGAGGCAGAGAAAAGTCGTTTTTTCCCCAGTCCTTTTCGTGAGAGCATTGCGCCTCGGGAggccatgatgatgacgaaATTTGATACCACGCTTCTTCATAACTTTTTGATATCTCATAAAA includes these proteins:
- a CDS encoding Dpy-30 domain-containing protein — its product is MPPVPATASADAVSRDIAMTDAAAVEPASSPVPMPQAAPGAPSPAPGRTGTPSRNLNGEAGSRAGSVHPDPHPANLPNQAVEHGDTARKYINSHVSAVLLEGMKIIGKNQPKNPLKVLGDFLLEESRKRGEPSG